The DNA sequence TTTCTGGAGTCATCGCTCACCGAACTCATTATCCTGTTCATCATCCGCACCCGAAAACCTTTCTTTAGAAGCAGACCAGCGAGGTGGCTGATTATAACGGGCGTACTGGCAGCATCCATAGCGATCTACCTGCCTCTTTCGCCACTTGCGCCCGTACTGGGTTTCTCGCTGGCCCACGCGCAGCAGGTTATAGCACTCGGGCTTATCCTGGTAGCCTACACCGTAACGGCCGATTGGCTGAAACTGGTATTCTTCCGGTTTAGCAGCGAGCCAAACCGAGCCGTACTGATACAGCAGCCGGGGCTACCGGTGATTGCCCAATAAAAAAGCCCCTATCATCAGCTACCTGTGCTGGCAATAGGGGCTTACTGTGTACCGGGAGCCGGACTCGAACCGGCATGTCCTTGCAGACAATGGTGTTTGAGACCATCGCGTCTACCGATTCCGCCATCCCGGCCTTTAGAATCGTCCTGCCAGTGGCAGGAAGCGTCTGTCAAACGTGGGTGCAAAAGTAGGCAACTACCCACATCAATACAAGGATTTAAGCGAAACGATTTACGAAACCCCTGTGAAATAATGGTGCCGTACGCTAGCCGGGTGTTAATACCCTGACGACCAGTGGCTCCTGTTCGCGCCCGGTCCGTGGTTCAGGCTGAATAGAACAGCACACGGGCAAGTCACACCAATATTATACTTTAATGAATACTATATATACTTAAACACAACCTTTTGTACATACTGACGCAGATGCTTAACATCGGCTGTGACCGATGGCATACTATTTGAACTAGTTACTGTGTAGTTACACAAACCTAAACCCCTTAAAGTCAATAGTAAACAGAGAGTAGAGTAAGTCAAGGATTGAGGACAGGGGTACTAACTAATTAGCCAGATCAATTTTCTAGGGTATGCTTTGTAAGCGATTCATACCAGATCGACACAAGGCGGGCAAATTTTTGGTTACCAATTAGTTACACCTGTTGAAATGAAAAAGAGAAACCCGCAGTTGGCGCTGCGGGCTCTCCGGAAAACAGCCTCCACCGATTGGTTTCGACTGGGTATCTTTATGCCTCTCGGACGGTTCTTTCCTCCCTTCAGGTACTCCACCGGGGTCTCCTCACGAATCTGATGTACGGGTAGTCGATGCTTCGTGGGCTGGAACACAAATCGTTTCGGCCCACAGCACCCACCGGTTCACCCCATCTACGTCTTCGCAAAATTCAGGCCAATTCGACATTACCTGTTCAAATCGGGCGGGCCAATGCTGGATCAGGCCACCGACAAAAAAACATTGCTCTTTTTTCCGGATACCGGTAATCGGCTACCGATCGGTCGTTTGACCGGCCAGTCAACCTTTTAACGATGGGCCATGGCCGTTGGTCACACAACCGATCGCGTAATCTAGGGTATGGACCGATCCTGCCCGGAAAAAAGTGCGTTCAGCCTTACCATTCACTCCTATACCATGCGTATGACCCGTTTCATGAAAAATTATATCGGCAACAATAGGGCCAGTTGGCAATGGACCAGCATGGCAAGTGCCAACCCGTCTGTTTTACCGGCAGTTTCCGTACCTGACCCGGCCAGGCCACCCGATTTGTTCAGCGACTTACCGCCTTAGTCAATCATCCGGTATCCCGCTTTTCTACTATTCCTGCTGACTATTTTCTCCACGTGTTCGTATGAACCACCTTTCCCTCTTCCAACTCCCCTTTCCTCGATTCATCCGGTCGGGTCAGGCCGCATGGATCATGCGCCGGCTCGGTTTGTTGTCCGGGTTACCAGCGCACCGGCGCGTACAGACTCTTCGGGTTCCGCGGCTGGCGGGTCTGGCCACGGGCCTGATACTCTACTGGCTGGTCACTACGGCTGCTCAGGCCCAAACCTGTGGCAATGTTACGTTCACGACCGATCGAATTGCTTCAGCCGCCATTGTACCCGCCCGGAGCGGGACACCCACCGGTTTACTCAAGCCAAGCGGAGTCAACACCATCAGCAACGTCACCAACGCCGATATAACCGACGCAGCGCAGCTGGTTCTGGGACTCGTCCTGGCATCAGAGGATATTTCGACTCAGGTATCGTCGGTGACTCTGCCCGCCGGGGCCACGGCCGGTTACGTGATTCAGCGTAGTGGGCTAAGTCTGGGCGTGGGCCAATCCATAACCATACATACCTACCTGGATGGAACACCACAGGATCAGGGTACGGTCAACACTTTACTGGATCTGCCCCTGCTCGGATCGGGCAAAACGTTTGTGGGTATTCCTACCACCAAGCCATTCAACGAAATTCAGCTTACCGTCAGTGCGCTCGTCAGTGCGTCGACCATCAATGTTTATTATCCGCTGGCGGTGTATACGGGCAGCATGACGACCGTGAACCCGACAACGGCAGCGGCCAGTGATGGGTCGGTGAGCGTCTCGCTGGCCGGTATCAATGTTGCCGGTAATGTGCCCGTAACCTACACCTGGAACACGGGTGGCAGCACCTCAGCCCTGACCGGACTCACAACGGGTACGTACTCAGTTACCGTAAGCCGGACGGGGGCGGGTTGCCTGTATACGGGTGTAAAAGATATTGGTGCGTTGGCCTGCGGCACGACGCCCCTCACTATGGCTTATTCATCAGGAGTAACGGTGAGCACGGCAACGGTGGGCGGGGACGTCAGAACCGGCATTTACGGGGCTGCCTGTGTCGGATGTGGGGTCACCAATACGGCTAACGTAGTGGATGCCAGCCTGACCAATGCCGCCCAGGTCTACGTTGTTGCGGGCATCCTGGCGGGCGGGCGGGTCTCGGTGCTGGACACCCGCCGTACGTATCCCGCCGGCATTCAGGCGGGCTACGTTGTTCAGGATGGTGGCTTACTGGGAACAGCCCTTTTCAATGGAACGACGATCCGGACCTATCTGGACGGGGTACTGCAGGAAACGGCCAATGTAACGGGCCTGCTGGACCTGCCGTTGCTCACTACCGGCTACTCGTCCATTGGCTTTACTACGACCAAATCGTTCAACGAAGTACAGCTGGATGCCAGCAGCGTGGTGGGGGCGCTTATCAACGTCAACGTGGCATACGCCTTTGTCCGTTCGGCAGATGTTACCCTGGCTACCTCCACTACGGCAGCCACGAACGGAACCAATGGCGCGATCAACCTGACCGTTAGCGGGGGCGTGTCCCCGTATTCCTACGCCTGGAGCAACGGCGCTACGACCCAGGCCATTAGCGGACTGGCTGCGGGTATCTACTCCGTAACGGTTACGGGGGGCAATGGGTGTACAGGTACGACATCGGCCACGGTCCTTACTGCGGCACCCAGTTTTTCGTTTACCTGCGCGACGGCCTCGGTTTCGGGTACTTTCACCGCCAATGGAACAGGGGGGCAGACCGGCATACTCACCCTTCCCATCGTGAACGCTACGGCGGGGGTAGCCAGCCTGAGTATTGTGTCGGGCAGTGATTTTATCTCCTCGCCTTCACCCTACACAGCACTGGTTACGGCGGGCCAAACCAGCCTTTCGATTCCCGTGCTGTACGACGGAATGGGCTTGCCGGGCGTGCGGATTGTCAGCGTCGTTTCCGCCAACGCGACCGGTAGTTGTTCGCCCACCGCCACCATCCTGACGAGTGTGATTCCACCCGTCGTCGCTATCGTAAGCCCGCTCAACAACAGCACGATCTCGGCATCACCGGAGCCGGTGATTACGGGTACGGCTACCCCAGGGGCGGACATCCTCCTTAAATCGCCCACCAATGCGAACCTGTGCAGTACTACAGCCTCTCTGGCCGGAACCTGGTTTTGTGCCGTTGGCTTACCAACGGGCCTACAGACTCTCACCGCAATAGCCACCAACTCGGGCGGGTCGGCAGCGGCACAGGCTACCGTTACGGTCGTTTCCCTACTGTCGGTGACTGGAAGTCCGGCAACACTCACGGCCCTGAGCGGCCAGCCCCGGTCGGGCAGCGCGGTCAATGCCCTCAATCCCGGGGGTGGTACCTTACCCTACCTGTACAGCGTATTTTCACCCGCGAGTGGTTCGGCTGCGAGTGGTCTTACCACTAACACGGCACACGGCGGGGTTACAATCAACGCCATCGACGGGACCTATCTCTATACCTCAACGCCCGGCTACAGTGGTACCGATGTTATCGGCATCAACGTGTGTGACTCGGGAACGCCCCAGCAGTGTCAGTCGGCTCTAATTCCTGTCACCGTTACCCCGGCGCAGGGTGTGGGTACTCTCGACTGCCTGACGCTCCAGTTATCGGGTATTCAGGCCGGAACGGCCAGCGATGGTGTCCTGAAAATGACAGTCGTCGTAGCAACAGGCGGGCAGTTTCCCATATCCCTGAGCGGCTCCGGTCTATCACTCAGTCAGTCACCCTACGCGCTGATCCTGTCAACGACTGGCGTTCATGTGGTCTACATACCGATCCGCTACGATGGTTCGGCTTTTGGCCCGGCTTTACTCACAGTCACCGGAGCCGGGGTCTGCTCTCCAAACCTGACGGGTCTTGCCCCACGGGTTGTCAGCAGCCCCGTTCTGAATCTGGGCAGTACCTGCATTCCACCCTCCGCGGCCATTTTAAGCAAATGACCGCAGGAGCCTCTTTTGTCTCCCCCCACCTGTCGAATCTTAACCGATTAACTATGATGGATTACTCCACCCCTGCCCGTTACCCTCGCTCGTTTCGAACCCGCAGCGAATATTTATGGATAGCACTGCTGCTGAGCCTGCTGCTGTCTGTTACCGCCCGGGCTCAGCAGCCTATTCCGCCCCTCACCGTACCCACCTCGTGTAGTTACGTGGGTATACCGGCCACCATCACCCTGACCAGCGTTGATATTCCTCTTGGCTTTAGCACCCGTTACCTGCTGGTGGATATGACTACGGGATTGATTGTGAGCACCAACCCGCTCCTACCCGTATTTACGTCCATCGATGCCGGTCTGTACTATGCCGTAGCGGCTCATTACACCGGTACACTAACCAATGCCGTAGCCGGTCGCCTGATCACGGAGGTGTACGAAAGTACGGGGTGCCTAACCTACGGCCCTACTACCGGCATCAAAGTCTGCCAGTCGCCCGGCGCCTGCGATTTCGCCAGTGCACCGGCTAACCTGACTTTTACAGCCGCCAATGTATCAGCCGACGCCACTACGACGTACGTTCTGGTCGACGAGGCAACGAACCTGATTACGCAAACCAGTTCGACGCCTTCGTTCAGCAACGTACCCATTGGCGATTATGCCATAACTGCGATTACCTACACCAGTCCGCTGATCGGTTTCGCTCCTGGCAACAGTCTGTACGATGTTACGACGAATTACGCAAACTGCTCTGCCGTTTCACAGGCCATTCATGTCCGCGTTTGTAATTCCCCCATTACCATCACCAGCCCGGCCAATGGCGCGACCCTGGCTCTTTTTAATCCCCCCGTCACTGGCGTGGCCACGCCGGGCAGCAACGTGACAATATTGGGGCCGAACAACCAGGTCTGTTCGACGACGGCACTACCCATTACCGGTTTGTACACCTGTACAAGTCTGACGTTTGTCAATGGACCGGCTTCCATCACGGCCATCTCATCAGATAACAGTACGGCCACCAGCAGCTTCAATGTCGTGGTGGTGCCCACCGTCACCATCCTGACGCCCCTCAACGGGACCATCGCTGCCAGTTTCAACCCGCTCATCACCGGTACGGCCACGCCCGGTAGCTCCGTCACCATCGCCGGACCCAACGGACAGGTCTGCACCACCACCGCTACTCTGGCAGGGCTCTATTCCTGCGCCAGCCTGACGTTCGTCAACGGACCGGCCTCCGTCACGGCAGTTGCTGCCGACAATGGTGTGTTGAGTAACACCGCCACCAGCAGCTTCAATGTCGTAGTGGTGCCCACCGTCACCATCCTGACGCCCCTCAACGGGACCATCACTGCCGACTTCAACCCCTTGATCACCGGTACAGCCACGCCCGGTAGCTCCGTCACCATCACCGGGCCCAACGGACAGGTCTGCACCACCACCGCTACTCTGGCAGGGCTCTATTCCTGCGCCAGCCTGACGTTCGTCAACGGACCGGCCTCCATCACGGCGGTTGCTGCCGACAATGGTGTGTTGAGTAACACCGCCACCAGCAGCTTCAACGTCGTAGTGGTGCCCACCGTCACCATCCTGACGCCCCTCAACGGGACCATCGCTGCCGACTTCAACCCCTTGATCACCGGTACAGCCACGCCCGGTAGCTCCGTCACCATCACCGGGCCCAACGGACAGGTCTGCACCACCACCGCTACTCTGGCAGGGCTCTATTCCTGCGCCAGCCTGACGTTCGTCAACGGACCGGCCTCCATCACGGCGGTTGCTGCCGACAATGGTGTGTTGAGTAACACCGCCACCAGCAGCTTCAATGTCGTAGTGGTGCCCACCGTCACCATCCTGACGCCATTGAATGGCAGCGTAGCAGCCGACTTCAACCCCTTGATAACCGGTACGGCCACGCCCGGTAGCTCCGTCACCATCACCGGGCCCAACGGACAGGTCTGCACCACCACTGCTACTCTGGCAGGGCTCTATTCCTGCGCCAGCCTGACGTTCGTCAACGGACCGGCTTCCATCACGGCAGTTGCTGCCGACAATGGTGTGTTGAGTAACACCGCCACCAGCAGTTTCATCATTGCCGTTATTCCGACGGTTGCCTTTACCGGACCAGCACCGGGCAGCCAGACGACACTAACGCCGGTTATTGAAGGGCTGGCGACACCGGGCAGTTCCGTTACGCTTACCGATGGCACCGCAGTGCTGTGCATAACCACGGCAGATCCGCTGACCGGTATCTTCAGTTGCCCCGTGACACTCGCCAGTCCAGGGTCAAAAACCCTATCAGCCGCAACGTCGATCGATGGGCTGGTTTCGCTCACGGTCACCCTGAACTTCACGGCAATTTCGGTGGGCGGGGGACTTACCCTGCAAGCTAAAGTTCTCCTGCAAGGCGCACTGATCAACTCGCCCGGCAGCCCGCTAATGCGAGACGATCTGCGAGTGGGTAACTACCTGCCCTTGTTGACCCCCTACGCATCACTGGTCAGCCCGCGCTTTGCCCAGGTTGGGGGCGGGGGTGAACTCACTACCCCCCTGGTCCTGCTGGCCAACGCCGGTACACCCGATGCCATCGTCGATTGGGTATTGGTCGAACTACGGGACGCAGCCAATCCCCAAACGATAGTAGCAACCCGCTCGGCCCTGGTACAGCGTGACGGAGATGTGGTGGTAGCCGACAATGGTACCGCACCGCTTTCCTTCACCGGGCTCACAGGCTCTAGTTTCTACGTATCGATAAAACACCGCAACCACTTGGGTGTCATGACGGCAGCGGCCATTCCGCTGAGCACGACGGGAACGGTTGTCGATTTTACGACGCTGTCGGCCACCGCCACCTTCGACAAGTCGACAACGGCAATCAGCTACGATGGCCTGGAAATGGCAACTATCAACGGGAAGAAGGCGCTATGGGCGGGCAATGCCAACCACGACGACCGGGTGAAATATACCGGGCTCCAGAACGACAACACGGCCATTCTGGACGACGTCATCAACGCGCAACTGCTCCCCCCACCGGCTTACAACTATGACCTGGCCTTCGGATACTTCTTCGGAGATCTCGATATGGACGGAAAAGTCAAGTACCAGGGCCAGACCATCGACCCGAACGTGATTTTCAACAACGTACTGAGTCTGTTCCTGCCCAATGCCACCGATGGACAACTCTACAACTACGACCTGTTCATCGAGCAGTTACCCTAACCTACCCTAACCTGGCAGACCGGGAGAGTACCTCGCTCTCCCGGTCCCTATCGCATTCATTATTTAACCAACAGCATTTTATGAAACTGATAACATTCCTCCTATTCTTCGTCGGCCTGACGCTACAGGGATATAGCCAGAACCTGATTGACTTGACCCTTCGCTACAGCGCAGCCCAAAATCGCTACGAAGTGTATGCCCGTCCAACGTTTACGCAGGCTCAGTTCAACTGGGGTAGTTCGCAGGTGTCGATTGTGACGCCTGCCACTTCCGTTTCCAATACGGCATTCACGGTAACGAGTTATTTTGGCGGTAGCTGGGACGATGCCTCGCAGGTGTACGCACCTCTCTCCGCCCCGGGTTCCGATTTCCACGGTATCAGTTCGCAGGGCAAAAAAGTTGACCTGGTGGCCAATCAGGAACTACTGCTTTTCTCATTTACGCTACCCCTTTCCGTCTGCGTTTCCGGACTTCGCCTGTTCGTCAACGGGGGTGATCCAAACTCCGGCGCAACTGGTATGCAGGGGGGCGACTTCACCAATGTCATCTATACAACGAGTATCAGCCAGTCCCAGACCAACGTGTTTCAGATGGTCTACGCCAATTCGGGAACGAGCTGTACGGTGTGTAATCTGGTCGCGCCCTCACTCAGCAAATAATTTTTCGTTTCGAGACACTCAAACCCAGGTGACTGCCTATGAACCCTATGATTCATTTTACGCGCTCCGGTATTCGATGGCAACTGCTGCTCATGCTGCTACTGCCACTGACGGTTTGGGCATCACCACCCGCTCTCGTATTGGCAGAAACCACGAAAACGCAGGTAGCCGTGGCAGACGCGGATAACGATGGGGTACCCGACGCGAACGACCGTTGTCCCAATACGCCCACTGGCACCACCGTCAATACCTACGGCTGTCCGCTAACGCAGACCACCTGCGATTTTACGACGGTCAGCATTACGTTGACGAGTACCGGAGGAAGCGGTGACGGGATGCTCCGCTACGTGCTCGCCGATTCGGTGGGCCAGATTCTTCAGGCGAGTGAAACGCCTTCCTTTACGGGGCTGACCGGCGCGCATACCTACATGGCGTTGTCGATCAGCCACGACGGCAGCGTTAGCAACCTCACCGCCGGTCAGTCGCTCAGCAGCGTAACGGCAACCTGCTTCGACTGGTCGGATGCGTTGATAGTCCGGGTTTGCGTACCGCAGCCCCCCCCACCCGCCCGCTGCGACTATACGATTGGTACGTCTATTGTCCTGACCAGCACCGGTGGCAGCATAACAGCCGGTACACTCACGCGCTACGTACTCGTCGACAGCGCCGGCCTTATGGTGCAGATTGCCAGTGGCCCGTCATTTGCCACGGCAGGTTTGTTACCCGGTTCCTACTCAGCCTATGCGCTCGTTTACAGCGACGACCAGCGTATCGTTAATTTACAGACGGGGCAGGCACTGGGACAGGTTCAGTCCTCCTGCCTGGCGCTGTCTGACCCGTTGAGACTAACGCTGTGTAACGCCGATTGTGTAGCCAGATGCGTCCCGTTCGTGATCAGACGTATCCGGTAAAGGCATCGCTACGTAGTGCCACTGTAAAAAGTCAGGGGATTCAGGACCCAACTATTCCATTGCCAACGCATTGAATAAACCGACCACTATGCAAACCAAACTTCTTTTTCTTGCCGGTATGCTGACCGCCACAGCGGCACTGGCGCAGCCTGGACAAGCCAGTACCAGCAGTCCCCATTTTGGGGTACACTTGACTTACAACAGTGCGGAGAGTCGGTACGAAGTCTACGCCCGCCCCACCTTCAACGGAAATCGCTTCACCCTGGGTCCTTCGCAGGTATCGGTAGTGGTTCCCGGATCGGTAGCCGATCAGCCACTGGCCGTGTACAGTGAGACGCCTGTTCGCTGGGCTGATTACTCCGATGTGTATGCCCCCCGGGTAGCGCCCGACATCGATATTCACGGTATCCACAGCATGGGGCGACTGCTCGACTTCGCGAAGGATACGCCCCTTCTTTTGTTCACGTTTTCGCTCCCCGGTGGTTATATCGACGGGGTTCGGTTGTTCGTGACGGGGAAAGACCCTAACTCCGCCCAGGCTGGTATGCGGGGTGGTGATTTCACCAATACACTAGAAGATGCCAAAGGTATTAACTACTTCCGTAGTGTGCTCGACCAGACAGAGCTCGCTAAACTGAGCAGTGCTCC is a window from the Spirosoma rigui genome containing:
- a CDS encoding beta strand repeat-containing protein; translation: MNHLSLFQLPFPRFIRSGQAAWIMRRLGLLSGLPAHRRVQTLRVPRLAGLATGLILYWLVTTAAQAQTCGNVTFTTDRIASAAIVPARSGTPTGLLKPSGVNTISNVTNADITDAAQLVLGLVLASEDISTQVSSVTLPAGATAGYVIQRSGLSLGVGQSITIHTYLDGTPQDQGTVNTLLDLPLLGSGKTFVGIPTTKPFNEIQLTVSALVSASTINVYYPLAVYTGSMTTVNPTTAAASDGSVSVSLAGINVAGNVPVTYTWNTGGSTSALTGLTTGTYSVTVSRTGAGCLYTGVKDIGALACGTTPLTMAYSSGVTVSTATVGGDVRTGIYGAACVGCGVTNTANVVDASLTNAAQVYVVAGILAGGRVSVLDTRRTYPAGIQAGYVVQDGGLLGTALFNGTTIRTYLDGVLQETANVTGLLDLPLLTTGYSSIGFTTTKSFNEVQLDASSVVGALINVNVAYAFVRSADVTLATSTTAATNGTNGAINLTVSGGVSPYSYAWSNGATTQAISGLAAGIYSVTVTGGNGCTGTTSATVLTAAPSFSFTCATASVSGTFTANGTGGQTGILTLPIVNATAGVASLSIVSGSDFISSPSPYTALVTAGQTSLSIPVLYDGMGLPGVRIVSVVSANATGSCSPTATILTSVIPPVVAIVSPLNNSTISASPEPVITGTATPGADILLKSPTNANLCSTTASLAGTWFCAVGLPTGLQTLTAIATNSGGSAAAQATVTVVSLLSVTGSPATLTALSGQPRSGSAVNALNPGGGTLPYLYSVFSPASGSAASGLTTNTAHGGVTINAIDGTYLYTSTPGYSGTDVIGINVCDSGTPQQCQSALIPVTVTPAQGVGTLDCLTLQLSGIQAGTASDGVLKMTVVVATGGQFPISLSGSGLSLSQSPYALILSTTGVHVVYIPIRYDGSAFGPALLTVTGAGVCSPNLTGLAPRVVSSPVLNLGSTCIPPSAAILSK
- a CDS encoding beta strand repeat-containing protein translates to MMDYSTPARYPRSFRTRSEYLWIALLLSLLLSVTARAQQPIPPLTVPTSCSYVGIPATITLTSVDIPLGFSTRYLLVDMTTGLIVSTNPLLPVFTSIDAGLYYAVAAHYTGTLTNAVAGRLITEVYESTGCLTYGPTTGIKVCQSPGACDFASAPANLTFTAANVSADATTTYVLVDEATNLITQTSSTPSFSNVPIGDYAITAITYTSPLIGFAPGNSLYDVTTNYANCSAVSQAIHVRVCNSPITITSPANGATLALFNPPVTGVATPGSNVTILGPNNQVCSTTALPITGLYTCTSLTFVNGPASITAISSDNSTATSSFNVVVVPTVTILTPLNGTIAASFNPLITGTATPGSSVTIAGPNGQVCTTTATLAGLYSCASLTFVNGPASVTAVAADNGVLSNTATSSFNVVVVPTVTILTPLNGTITADFNPLITGTATPGSSVTITGPNGQVCTTTATLAGLYSCASLTFVNGPASITAVAADNGVLSNTATSSFNVVVVPTVTILTPLNGTIAADFNPLITGTATPGSSVTITGPNGQVCTTTATLAGLYSCASLTFVNGPASITAVAADNGVLSNTATSSFNVVVVPTVTILTPLNGSVAADFNPLITGTATPGSSVTITGPNGQVCTTTATLAGLYSCASLTFVNGPASITAVAADNGVLSNTATSSFIIAVIPTVAFTGPAPGSQTTLTPVIEGLATPGSSVTLTDGTAVLCITTADPLTGIFSCPVTLASPGSKTLSAATSIDGLVSLTVTLNFTAISVGGGLTLQAKVLLQGALINSPGSPLMRDDLRVGNYLPLLTPYASLVSPRFAQVGGGGELTTPLVLLANAGTPDAIVDWVLVELRDAANPQTIVATRSALVQRDGDVVVADNGTAPLSFTGLTGSSFYVSIKHRNHLGVMTAAAIPLSTTGTVVDFTTLSATATFDKSTTAISYDGLEMATINGKKALWAGNANHDDRVKYTGLQNDNTAILDDVINAQLLPPPAYNYDLAFGYFFGDLDMDGKVKYQGQTIDPNVIFNNVLSLFLPNATDGQLYNYDLFIEQLP
- a CDS encoding thrombospondin type 3 repeat-containing protein; the encoded protein is MNPMIHFTRSGIRWQLLLMLLLPLTVWASPPALVLAETTKTQVAVADADNDGVPDANDRCPNTPTGTTVNTYGCPLTQTTCDFTTVSITLTSTGGSGDGMLRYVLADSVGQILQASETPSFTGLTGAHTYMALSISHDGSVSNLTAGQSLSSVTATCFDWSDALIVRVCVPQPPPPARCDYTIGTSIVLTSTGGSITAGTLTRYVLVDSAGLMVQIASGPSFATAGLLPGSYSAYALVYSDDQRIVNLQTGQALGQVQSSCLALSDPLRLTLCNADCVARCVPFVIRRIR